A window of Triplophysa dalaica isolate WHDGS20190420 chromosome 7, ASM1584641v1, whole genome shotgun sequence contains these coding sequences:
- the hoxb1a gene encoding homeobox protein Hox-B1a: MDNSKMNSFLEYTICNRGTNAYSPKAGYNHLDQAFSGPFHSGHTSDSYNADGRLYVGGSNQPAVQHQHQSTVYAHHQHQTHQSGIGLNYGGTGNTSYGTQACANPDYAQHQYFVSPEQDGMYYHSSGFSTSNVGPHYGSMAGAYCGAQATVPAARYQHNGCEGQEHQRGYSQDPYADLTASNERDTDKSSPGKTFDWMKVKRNPPKTAKVAEFGLGPQNTIRTNFTTKQLTELEKEFHFSKYLTRARRVEIAATLELNETQVKIWFQNRRMKQKKREKEGLAPASSGTSKDLEDQSDHSTSTSPGASPSPES, translated from the exons ATGGACAATTCCAAAATGAACTCTTTTTTGGAGTACACAATTTGTAACCGTGGGACGAACGCCTACTCGCCAAAGGCTGGATATAACCACTTAGACCAGGCATTCTCGGGCCCTTTCCACAGCGGACACACGAGTGACAGTTATAACGCTGATGGACGACTTTACGTAGGGGGTAGCAACCAGCCAGCGGTACAACATCAGCACCAGAGCACGGTCTACGCGCATCACCAGCACCAAACGCATCAAAGTGGCATTGGCCTCAATTACGGTGGCACGGGGAATACGAGTTATGGGACCCAGGCCTGTGCCAATCCGGACTATGCTCAACACCAGTATTTCGTCAGCCCTGAGCAGGATGGAATGTATTATCACTCATCAGGTTTTTCGACCTCAAATGTGGGCCCTCACTATGGCTCTATGGCTGGCGCATACTGCGGGGCACAGGCAACCGTTCCAGCCGCACGTTATCAACATAATGGCTGCGAAGGTCAGGAACACCAGAGAGGCTACTCACAAGACCCCTACGCCGACTTAACGGCCTCCAATGAGAGGGACACAGACAAGTCCTCACCTGGGAAGACATTCGATTGGATGAAAGTCAAAAGGAACCCCCCTAAAACAG CTAAAGTGGCAGAGTTCGGACTGGGACCGCAAAACACCATACGGACCAATTTCACAACCAAACAACTCACAGAGCTCGAGAAAGAGTTTCACTTCAGCAAGTATCTCACGAGAGCGCGGAGAGTGGAAATCGCTGCCACGCTCGAGCTGAACGAGACACAGGTGAAAATATGGTTCCAGAACCGCCGAATGAAACAGAAGAAGCGAGAGAAGGAGGGACTCGCTCCTGCATCGTCTGGCACGTCTAAAGACCTCGAAGATCAATCCGATCACTCAACTTCTACATCTCCAGGAGCTTCTCCAAGCCCGGAGTCCTAA